In the genome of Pontibacter actiniarum, the window TATGAGCCGCGCCTGGCCAAGCTGCACCTGGGCAACGAGCAGCTCGAAGAAGAAGCCGAAGAGATAACCGGCGGTCTGGAAGAGAACGAGAAGAACCGCATTTTGTGGGCCGCCATGGAAGACGCCGCCGGGGCAAAAGAGCGCGTAGAAGCCATCGCCAAAGATATTCTGCAGCACTATACCTCAAGAGAGAAAAGTCTGAGCGGCAAAGCCATGATCGTGTGCATGAGCCGCCGCAATTGCGTGAAGCTCTATGATGCACTCACCGCGCTGGAAGGTTGCCCCGAAGTAGCGGTGATCATGACCACCAACATCGCCAAAGACCCTGATACATGGCATCCGCATGTGCGGGGTAAAGAGCAGATGGAAGCTGTGAAAGCCCGCTTCAAAGACCCGGATGATCCTTTGAAACTTGTGATCGTGCGCGACATGTGGCTCACCGGCTTCGACAACCCGGCCATGCATACCTTGTATGTCGACAAAGTGATGAGCGGTCACAATTTGATACAGGCAGTAAACCGCGTGGCTACCGTGTTCCGCGACAAGCCCAGCGGCCTGATCGTAGACTACATCGGCATCGGCGACAAACTACGCGATGCCACGAAGAAGTATACTACCGCAGGCGGTAAGGGCAAAGTAACCGTGAATATAGAAGAGGCTTTTTCGCTGGCTCAGGAAATGATACAGTTGCTGCGGGAGCAGTTGCCAACTGATTTCTCCTATAGCACCTGGCCTGCACTAACTTCCGCAGATAAAATAAAACTGGTAAGCCGTGCGACAAATCATATCGTGTCAGACGATGAGGAGTGCAAGGCTTTCATGCTGAACGAGAAGAAGCTAACCAGCCTCGCTCCTATCGTTAAAAACCACCATTCCATTAACGATATCGCCATAGACATACTCTTCTTCCAACATGTTGGCGCAGCCGTACGAAAAGTAAAATATCCTGCCACAAACATAAAAAAGAAAGAAGGTCAAATAAAGGAGCTGATCCATCGCAGCATAGAAAGCGATGAAGTGATCGACGTTTTCCAGATGGCTGGTATTGAGCGTCTGGATATATCCATCATCAACGATGCCTTTCTGGCCACAGCCAAAGAACAGAAGACTGGCAACGAACTGAAACTGGAGCTTATCCGGCAGATTCTGAATGATGAAATAAAAGTACGCTCCAGTAAAAATCTGGTAAAATACCGCAAGTTCAAAGAAGAGGTTGAGCGCATTATTTCACAGTATCACAACAATTTCTTCGATAACCTGATGGCTTTACAGGAGTTGATCAACAAGGTAGCCAAGCCCATACAGGAAGAAGATCAGCGGCTCAATCAGTTAGGCATAACGGAAGAAGAAGAGGCCTTTTATGAGATATTAGCCAATCACCCCAACGCCATTCAGGACTACGACCTGATAAAGGTGCTCGTGCATAAAATACTGGCAGAGGTAAAGAAAAGCGCCTCCCAACCCGACTGGTATAAGAAAGACGATACCAAAGCACAACTGATGCTGGCCGTAAAAAAGGTGCTGCGCTTTAAAGTGAAAGCCGAGCTGCAGGAGATACTGGATGAAGTGATGGAGCAGGCCGAGGCCAGGTATAAGGAGTATGACATGCATGTAGCTTAGAACACAGAAAACGAATCACTATCAAGGGTTCTCCTTATGGGGTTACATGCGAATCGGTATACATGTAATAGTCAAGATATAGTCTGACAGCTGTGGTTTAGCTGACAGTGGTCTGCCTTAACGTATTGTTCCATGAGCCCGCGTCGTGGGGCTCATTTTTTTTCTGCACCACCCCTTCGTCTGCAGGTGTAAGGACTGGTTCCGAAAAAAAATGTTTGACAGGATCTTGCCGAAGAGTGTCGAGCATTTTCTCCTGTGCCAGTGGTTTCGTTTCCAGCAGGGTCTGGTAAGGTGTTCTGCCAAAGCAGTACTTGCCTGTGTGGGTACGCTCTTTGTTGTAATGCTCCAGCCACAGGTCCAGGCCTTCCTGCAGCTCCTCTAGAGTTGTATACACCTTTTTACGGAAAGCGATCGCGTAAAACTCGTCCTGCATGGTGCGGTGGAAACGCTCGCAGATGCCATTGGTCTGCGGGCTCCTGGCTTTGGTTTTAGAATGGTCAATGTCTTCAATAGCCAGGTAGAGCTGGTACTCGTGGTGCTCTCTGGCGCCGCAGTACTCGGTGCCGCGATCGGTCAGGATGCGCAGTAGCTTCAGATCATGCTGCTCATAGAATGGCAATACTCTGTCGTTGAGCATGTCGGCTGCCACCAATGCATTCTTTCTATCATACACTTTAGCATGTGCCACCTTGGTGTAGGTATCAATAAAGGTCTGCTGGTAGATCTTGCCTACGCCTTTGATGTAGCCCACGTAATAAGTGTCTTGCGCACCTAAATAGCCAGGATGGTGTGTCTCGATCTCTCCGTGCGCCGTCTTCTCTTCTTTGGCTTTTTCCAGGGCTACGATCTGCGCCTCGGTCAGGATCAAACCTTCCTGAGCTACCTTCGCTTCTAATGCTTTTAAACGTTTGGGAAAGGTCTCCAGGGCGTGGCGCAGCCAAATAGAACGTACCCCGCCAGGTGAAATGAAGAGGCCTTGCTTTTTGAGTTCGTTGGAAGCTCTGAGTTGCCCAAAGGCTGGTTGCTCAGTGGCCAGTGCTACTACCGCTTCTTCCACGGCTTGCTCTACCCTGTTCTTGATGTTGGGCCTTGCGCGGCTTATCTCCTGCAGAGCGGATGTGCCGCCCTGTTCATAGAGCTGTTGGAAGCGGTAGAAGGAATCCCTGCTGTAGCCCATCACCTTGCAGGCCTGGGATACGTTGCCAAGCATCTCGGCCAAGCTTAGCAATCCTAACTTGTTTTTGATAATTTTGTCTTGAGTGGTCATGATATAAGCGGGTTTAAATAATTAAATGCGTCACATTCAATTTACTTAAACTGTCAGATTATATCTTGACTATCTCAGTATACATCTCCAGAAATTATGACATTCCTGTCCTGGCTTGTACAAAGTCCCTGGTAGCGGTTACTAACCGCTACCAGGAATTACTCTTTAATAAACTCTATAGCTGCTAATTCAGATTCAAATTGGATAGATAAGGAGGTGATTCTGCCTTCTTTGTCTTTCTTAAACTGCAGTGGTGGCATTGCCATCCTGTAAGGATGAACTGTAGTCGTGGCATGAAAAATATCCTGATTAGTAGATGCAGGTGCGACTTTTAATTTTTTCCTCCTAAAGTAGGTATACAGAGAGTCTTCTTCGCAAAATATTCTAATTTTTCCGTATCCAGGATTTATGTAACTGCCAACAAACTCTTTAAGTTGTTGCGAGGAGATTGTTGCTTCTGATTTAACTTCTGTGCGAGTCTCAAGTGTTTTTGTCTGGGTTTGACTAGGTTCCTGACTTTTTAAATAAAGATCAACCCAATCTGTCTTTTTTACTTCCAGCAGCTTATCCACTAGGGTATTTCTAATCAATAAAGCTGGTTCGTAGTCGGTTTGGTTTGTAAGAACCACGATCCCTATTTTCTCATTAGGGAAGAATGTGACACTTGTCCTGAAGCCATCTACACTACCGCCATGCTCTACCCGGTAATGCCCTTTGTAGTCTGAAATAATCCAGCCGTAGCCATAGTTTGCTGAGTACATACCCGGAAACTCTTCATCAGGCAAATACCCTCTTGGCATCACTGCCTGAGGGCTTATGGCCTCCTTGACATATTGCTCCGGCAGAATTTGTCGTCCTTTATACTTTCCCATGTTAAGCCAGGTCAGCAACCAGTTACCCATGTCATGGGCATTGCTGTTGATACCTCCCGCCGGACTCATGGCCGCAAGGTCATAGTAGGCTACTTTTTCTACCTTGTTACTGCTAGAAACATAACCCAAAGACACATTTGTTTTTCCCTGCAAACCTTCTACCCCAAAGGTGGAGTTGTGCATTTCCAGTGGTTTAAACAGTGCGTTTGCTACGTTCTCCTCCCAGGATTTGCCGGTAATTTTTTCAGTTATTGTCCCCAGGATAAAATAGGAAAAGTTGCTGTAATTCCACTTTGTCCTCAACGGAGCGGCTGGTTCGAGATACTCAATCCTTCTCAGCAAACTGTCTCTGTCGCTCACCGGGTCGCCTGACCAAGCCTTGTCATGGAGAGCCAGCCCGGTCCGCATACTCAGCAAGTCGTGAATAAGGACGCCGCTGTTCAATTGCTCATTATAGAACTTTAACGCCGGTACGTATTTTGAAGGACTTTCCTCGAAATTGAGCAGCCCTTTTTCCCGAAGTTGGCCCACCAACGCAGCGGTGAATGCCTTGGTGGTGGAACCAACAGAAAACAAGGTGTTGGCGTCTGCCTTGACTTTATTTTCATAATCTCTGTAGCCAAAGCCTTGGGTATAAAGCACTTTCTCACCCTCCACTATGGCAATCGCACAGCCTGGGGTATTGGTGGCTTCCAGAATTCTGCTTATTTGCCTTTCCAAACCCCGAAGGCGCTGGTCATTTTGAGCATGAAGGGGTATACGAGTAAACAACAATAAGAATAGAAGGGCTGTCTTTTTCATATAAACGCTTTTTTATTGGCAAAGCTACCGCCTAAGGAAAAACCATGGAAGGACAAGAAGGACCTGAATACGGACAAAAAGCATCCAGGGGAAGAAAGGATTAGATTTGCCGAGGACCCTGCAAAGACTTTCGTAATTGACTCTCACTGCTGAAACCGCACTGTGCTGCCACATAGTCTAGTTTATGGCCAGCACTTAGCAAATGTTCCGCCTTTTCAATCCGTATCTTGTTCAGATAGGCACCGATCGTTACGCCGGTTGTTTTTTTGAAAAGGCGGGTCAGGTTTCGGGGGCTCATGTGGACATGGGCCGCAACGGTTTCGACTGGCAGCTTTTGGGAAGCATGCTCAAAGATGTATTGCTGGGCTGTATAGATTCTATCCTCCAGGTGGTTTCTATACTGCAAGAATACGCTTAACTGGGGATCATCACTGCCCCTCCTAAGGTAAACCACCGTTATTCTTGCTAATTCAAAGGCGAATCGCTCGCCATACAACCTTTCCAGTATAAACAGGGAAAGGTCGATTCCAGAGCTTACCCCAGCACTGGTGAAGATACCACTGTCCTCTACAAATAGGCGGTTCCGTTTCAGCTCTGCCTCGGGGAATTTAGTGGCAAACCGGGAGAAATAATTCCAATGCGTCGTACAGGACTTATTGTTTAGCAGACCAGCCTCTGCCAACAGGAAAGCACCTGTACAAACAGAACATATGTTTGCTCCTGCCGCAAACTGTACCCTTAACCATTGAAAGAACTCCTGGCTTGACTCCAGGAAAGCAGCGTCTGAAAATAAGAAAGAATCTATGCCTGGGATGAAGATATAATCTTCTTTGCTCAAAGAAATTGATTTGAACGGCGTCAATTTAGACAAGAATAAGCCCGCCGCACTTTCTATCTCAGCGGTGTCATCAATCGAGGCAAAGCATAGGTCGATTTCAGGACGTAGCACTTTGGCTTCGTAGAAAATATGAGCAGGACCAGTTATGTCAAGTAATTGAACTTGTGGGGGCACTACAAAGATAACCTTCATGCGCTATTCGAAACTCTCTGCACTATCTATAGAAAACTGTTTGCAATTTGATGGGGCAAAGGTACGATGAAGTCAAGGCTACCACCTAATACCTAACACATAAAGCTAGGAGCTAACCAAAGCCTGCCTTGTATTCAGTATAGGCTCGGGTCAAAAACGTAGCTGGTAGTGATAGAGACAGCAACAAGGTAGGTTTCCCTGCACTTGCCGGCCTATGCACGACACTTCCTAAACTAGCCCCCAACAGCTTCTAGCATTTCTCTATAGCTACTGGAAACTAAGAAAATAGTATAACAGAGTTAGAGGATAAACAGGAATGGCTATCTATTTGCTGTAGTTCAATAAAAAACTTTGTGAGTCAAAAGGCAAAGGCCCCGGCGCTCTTTCGCGCCGGGGCCTTTGTGTTTGTTTCCGTTTGCTCTCTGCCACGGGCTTGTTGCTCTGGCGGCTGCTTGCTGTGCTGCTCCTCTGGCGCAAGCCACCGCTCCTCCTTCAGGCCCTGCCTGGTGCGGGTGGTGCGGTTTCGGGACGGGGGTAAAAAGGGAGCGCCCCGCTCCGCGGCTGCGGAGGGGGCGCTCTTTGTTGGGGTTGGCGGCCACCTACTCTCCCGGGTGTGACCCCAGTACCATCGGCGCGCCCGGGCTTAACTTCTCTGTTCGGGATGGGAAGAGGTGCTCACCGGGGCCATAGCCACCATTATCTTGCGCACGGCTGTTATGCGTGCCGGATGCTTTATGACATGACTTGTGGGGGAGAAACAAAATCGAGAGCGGCGGGCCGGTGCTGCTGACCGGACGCGCTCGGGCAATTAGTACCGCTCGGCTTTGCCATTCCTGGCTTTACACCTGCGGCCTATCGACGTCATCGTCTTTGACGGCCCTTAAGGGAGATCTCATCTTGGGGCGGGTTTCGCGCTTAGATGCTTTCAGCGCTTATCCCGTCCGAGCGTAGCTACCCTGCGCTGCGGCTGGCGCCACAACAGGTCCACCAGAGGCTCGTCCAACCCGGTCCTCTCGTACTAAGGTCAGGACCCCTCAAATCTCCTACGCCCACAACAGATAGGGACCGAACTGTCTCACGACGTTCTGAACCCAGCTCGCGTGCCACTTTAATCGGCGAACAGCCGAACCCTTGGGACCTTCTCCAGCCCCAGGACGTGACGAGCCGACATCGAGGTGCCAAACCTCCCCGTCGATATGAGCTCTTGGGGGAGATCAGCCTGTTATCCCCAGAGTACCTTTTATCCTTTGAGCGATGGCCCTTCCATGCGGAACCACCGGATCACTATATCCGCCTTTCGGCCCTGCTCGGCTTGTGGGCCTCACAGTCAAGCGCCCTTATGCTATTGCGCTCTGCGCACGGTTACCAAGCGTGCTGAGGGCACCTTTGAAAGCCTCCGTTACTGTTTTGGAGGCGACCACCCCAGTCAAACTACCCACCAAGCACTGTCCCCTGTCTTACAAGGTTAGGCGCCAAGCAACTCAAGGGTTGTATTTCAAGGACGGCTCCACGACGCCTGGCGACGCCGCTTCAAAGCCTCCAACCTATCCTACACATGAGTTACCCAGCGTCAATGCTAAGCTATAGTAAAGGTTCATGGGGTCTTTCCGTCCCGTTGCGGGTACTCGGCATCTTCACCGAGACTACAATTTCACCGAGCTCACGGCTGAGACAGCGCCCAGATCGTTACACCATTCGTGCAGGTCGGAACTTACCCGACAAGGAATTTCGCTACCTTAGGACCGTTATAGTTACGGCCGCCGTTTACCGGGGCTTCGATTCAGAGCTTCGCCTTACGGCTAACCCCCCCTCTTAACCTTCCGGCACCGGGCAGGTGTCAGGCCTTATACTTCATCTCTCGATTTCGCAAAGCCATGTGTTTTTGTTAAACAGTCGCCTGGGCCTTTTCACTGCGGCTTCTGCTATTGCTAGCAGGAAGCGCCCCTTCTCCCGAAGTTACAGGGCCATTTTGCCGAGTTCCTTGGCCGTGATTCACTCGAGCACCTTAGGATTCTCTCCTCGACCACCTGTGTCGGTTTGCGGTACGGGCGGCAAGCCATTTAAACGCTTAGCGGGTTTTCTAGGGAGCCTGATTAGGGACGATCTCCTTGGCCGGGGCCGCGGAGTACTTTCGGGTTTCAGCTAGGTCGGCGTACTTCACAACCGTCCTACTACCTACGCCCTTAAACGCGCTATTCCGTCAGCGCGCCGTCCTTTCACTTCTCCGTCACCGCATCGCTATGACGTGCCGGTACTGGAATATTAACCAGTTGTCCATCGACCTGCGCTTTCGCCTCGGCCTTAGGACCCGACTAACCCTGATCCGATTAGCGTTGATCAGGAAACCTTGGTCTTTCGGTGTGCGGGTTTCTCGCCCGCATTATCGTTACTTATGCCTACATTTGCTTTTCCAAGCGCTCCAACGCCCCTTGCCGGGACGCCTTCGTCGCCCTTGGAATGCTCCCCTACCAGTGTATAAATACAATCCGCAGCTTCGGTGCTGTGCTTGATGCCCGATTATTATCGATGCCCTGTCGCTCGACCAGTGAGCTGTTACGCACTCTTTAAAGGAATGGCTGCTTCCAAGCCAACCTCCTGGCTGTCTAGGCAACTGGACCCCCTTTGTTCAACTTAGCGCAGACTTTGGGACCTTAGCTGGCGGTCTGGGTTCTTTCCCTCTCGGCCTGGGACCTTAGCACCCCAGGCCTCACTGCCGTGTATATCAAATGGCATTCGGAGTTCGTCAGGATTCGGTAGGATGTGACTCCCCCTAGTCCTATCGGTAGCTCTACCTCCATATGACTCCACCACGACGCTGCCCCTAAAGGCATTTCGGGGAGTACGAGCTATTTCTCAGTTTGATTGGCCTTTCACCCCTACCCACAGGTCATCCAAATACTTTTCAACGTAAACTGGTTCGGACCTCCAACTGGTTTTACCCAGCCTTCATCCTGCCCATGGGTAGATCACAAAGTTTCGCGTCTACCCCCCCTGACTGCGCGCCCTGTTCAGACTCGCTTTCGCTGCGGCTCCGTGCTTTCAAACACTTAACCTCGCCAGGGAGGAGTAACTCGTAGGCTCATTATGCAAAAGGCACGCCGTCACCACACGAAGTGGCTCCGACCGCTTGTAAGCGCACGGTTTCAGGATCTGTTTCACCCCGTTATTCACGGTGCTTTTCACCTTTCCCTCACGGTACTGGTTCACTATCGGTCTCTCAGGAGTATTTAGCCTTACCGGATGGTGCCGGTGGATTCAGGCGGGATTTCTCCGGTCCCGCCCTACTCAGGATACCACTAGGGCCAAGCAGCTTACGCACACGGGACTATCACCCCCTATGGTCAGGCTTCCCAGCCTGTTATGCTTCAATACTTGGTCCCACGACGTGGTCCTACAACCCCAGGGCTGCCGTAACAGCACTGGTTTGGGCTAATCCGCGTTCGCTCGCCACTACTTGCGGAATCACTGTTGTTTTCTCTTCCTCCGGGTACTTAGATGTTTCAGTTCCCCGGGTTCGCCCCCCGTAGGGTAGTGTATCTTCAATACACTGGGTTGCCCCATTCGGAAATCTTCGGATCAACTCGTATGTGCCGATCCCCGAAGCTTATCGCAGCTTGTCGCGTCCTTCATCGCCTCTGAGAGCCTAGGCATCCCCCGTGCGCCCTTCTCTGCGTCTTCGGCCGGCCCCACAAGCGTGGGCCGGCCCGCCTCTCTCGCACTAGGGCCCTATCGCTAGGGCCTAGTCTATTTCTTTTGTCTCTCTCCCATCATGTCAAAGAACTTTTCTTAAAGTTATGAGTTAAGGGTTCTGAGTTACGAGTGAGAGCAACGCCCTGCACCTTTCACCTCTAACCTCTAACAATTCCTTAAGACTGAAGCAAAAACCTGTCGTCTTTGCCTTGGTAATTTTGAGGTAATTGATTGAAACAGTCTTTTAAGGTTTGTCATGTGCTTTGTGGCTGCGTCATCGGAAAGCCGAGGGCCGTCCCTAGAAAGGAGGTGATCCAGCCGCACCTTCCGGTACGGCTACCTTGTTACGACTTAGCCCCAGTTACCAGTTTTACCCTAGACGGCTCCTTTGAGGTCACCGGCTTCAGGTCTCCCTGACTTCCATGGCTTGACGGGCGGTGTGTACAAGGCCCGGGAACGTATTCACCGCGTCGTTGCTGATACGCGATTACTAGCGATTCCGGCTTCACGGAGTCGAGTTGCAGACTCCGATCCGAACTGAGACCGGCTTTTTGAGATTGGCGCCCCATCGCTGGGTGGCAACCCTCTGTACCGGCCATTGTAGCACGTGTGTAGCCCTAGGCGTAAGGGCCATGATGACCTGACGTCGTCCCCGCCTTCCTCGCTCCTTGCGGAGGCAGTCTCTCCAGAGTCCCCACCATGATGTGCTGGCAACTGAAGATAGGGGTTGCGCTCGTTGCGGGACTTAACCCAACACCTCACGGCACGAGCTGACGACGGCCATGCAGCACCTTGCTTTGTGCCCCGAAGGGAGGCTCCATCTCTGGAGCGGTCACGCGCATTCTAGCCTAGGTAAGGTTCCTCGCGTATCATCGAATTAAACCACATGCTCCACCGCTTGTGCGGGCCCCCGTCAATTCCTTTGAGTTTCACCCTTGCGGGCGTACTCCCCAGGTGGATGACTTAACGCTTTCGCTTGGACGCTGACAGTGTATCGCCAACATCGAGTCATCATCGTTTACGGCGTGGACTACCAGGGTATCTAATCCTGTTCGCTCCCCACGCTTTCGTGCCTCAGCGTCAGTTTCGGCCCAGCGAGCTGCCTACGCAATCGGGGTTCTTGGCGGTATCTAAGCATTTCACCGCTACACCGCCAGTTCCGCCCGCCTCGACCGAACTCAAGCCCGCCAGTATCAACGGCAGTTCCACGGTTGAGCCGTGGGATTTCACCGCTGACTTAACGGGCCGCCTACGCACCCTTTAAACCCAATAAATCCGGACAACGCTTGCACCCTCCGTATTACCGCGGCTGCTGGCACGGAGTTAGCCGGTGCTTATTCGCATGGTACCGTCAGTTACCCCCGCAGGGGCGTTTTCTTCCCATACAAAAGCAGTTTACAACCCAGAAGGCCTTCTTCCTGCACGCGGCATGGCTGGGTCAGCCTCTCGGCCATTGCCCAATATTCCCTACTGCTGCCTCCCGTAGGAGTCTGGTCCGTGTCTCAGTACCAGTGTGGGGGACCATCCTCTCAGAACCCCTAGCCATCGTAGCCATGGTGGGCCGTTACCCCGCCATCTAGCTAATGGCACGCATGCCCATCTTCCACCGCCGAAGCTTTTACCACGGTCGGATGCCCTCTCGTGGTCACATGCGGTATTAATCCGGATTTCTCCGGGCTATCCCCCTGTGGAAGGTAGGTTGCATACGCGTTACGCACCCGTGCGCCACTAATCAGGTCCCCGAAGGAACCTGATCCGTTCGACTTGCATGTATTAGGCCTGCCGCTAGCGTTCATCCTGAGCCAGGATCAAACTCTCCATTGTAAGAATATGCTTCCTGCGGCATAAAACCGCAAAATGTGTCTGTCCGACCCCGGCTTTCCTTTAATTCTATTACTAGAACCTGATGCAGCTGATTTTTCAATCAACCACATGGTTTACCTTAAATTTCTGTCTCAATCAATCTCTCAAAGAACTTTCCGAGGACCTGTTGTCCTCGCTTGTCGTCCTGCGACGTTGCCTTCTTTTACTCTTAGCCTTTAGAACCGGTTGCTCTGTGGCGTGTTGCAAAGGTAGTGACTTCTTCTTGAACTACCAAAACTTTTTTTACTTTTTTCTCTACCCTTGCGTTGTTTCTGTGTGTTGCTGTAAGGGAGTGCAAAGGTAGAGGTTTTATTTCTTAACACAAGTGGTAACGCAGATATTTTTGCCTCTACAGCTAAATAAGCCCCCTTTTGCTTGTGTAACAGCATCATCATCAACAGGATGTATTACGTATTTTTTTTCAGCATGTGGTCCCCTGCCCTTCCCCTTATTGCCCTATTGCCTCAGCTCGATGCCTGAACACTCTTCTTACACCGTGGTAAAACCGGCAAATGAACGTTATAGCCACAGCAGGGCGTGAGCATCACAAATCGCACCCGTTCATAACCGCTCTACAAACCGCCCCTGCTAGTCTGCCAGAAGGCGGTGCTTCTTAAGTATGGCCAGGATCTGTGGCTTTAGCTGTTTCAGCATGCGGTCGAACCCAAGGTCATTGGGGTGGGAGCCGTCAATCGTGCCCTCGTGGTCGGCGCCGAGCTGCTGATCATAGGAAAGTAAGTACAGGTTCTTAACTCCGCTGCGCAGCAACTTGGCGACTTCTTCTTCTATCTGTTTGTTCTGCGCCTGCACCCTCTGCCCCACCTCCTGGTCGAAAGCACCGTTTTCCCGCACTGTACTTGGGATAACCAGGATGGGTGCTTTGGGGTGATGTTCTCTGATGGTGTTAACAAGATAGGCGGTCCGCTCACGGATTTCCTGCGGTGAGGAGTTTGGCACGCAGTCCAGCACAAAGGCATCAACAGGAACAGCGGCGATCATATCGGCCACCGCCTTTTCCATTTTAGCGCTTCCGCTCAAGCCCATGTTCAGGAGGTTTAACCCTGTTTCCCGGCTTAGGCGAGCAGGGTAAGCCATTCCCGGCCTACTTGCTGAGGCTCCCTGCAGAATACTGGACCCATACAGCAAAATGCGTCTCTGGAAAGGATCCGGAAGGGCCTCTATTGTGGCGCCATCCTCAACTCCTATCTCCAGGCTCTTTATCTCGTCGTACAGCGGCAGGTAGAGCAGGCACTCTTTCTCACTGCCGTCCATGTTGCGGACCAGGGTATACTCTGTACAGTCTCCGTTCGGGCGCCCAACACCTGCAAACTGCCAACGGCCATTCTTCTTTATATAGAGATCAAGCCCCTCATAGGCAATAGCCGTCATGTTCACCAGCGGTTTACTACTGCTGGTACACCACTTGACCGATACCGTGCTACTGTTGGTCTTAAAGGCAATGGCAAGCCCTGCTGAGTTGGTAAGCAGCCTTTTTACCGCTTGCGGCATAGCCGGGTAAGCTACAGTGTCTACCCGGTGGTACACCTGCTGTGTTGGTTCTATTTTACCGACCAAGGTTAGCTCCGTAGCCGGAGTGTAGTGCGTGGACTGTGCATTGGCAAAGTTTGCCGTAAGGAGTGTTATAGGCAGTAGCGCCCACTTTGCAAGACTATTCTTCATGCTTCTGGTTTATAAATATCAGATTCCCCCTCCGTTGTTATTCCTCCATAAAGGTAATAACTGTCGCGACACCGCGCTCGCCTGCGTGGTCAAACTTGTTGTTGTCACTAGGATAATTGACCACGCCCCTGTTTCTTACCCAGGCCGTAGAGGAGCCTCCCCCATCCAAATTCATGGCCTCTACACAGCAGAGTGCGTGCATCAGCCTGGCCACCTCTTCTGTTGTCATGCCATGCGCTTCTGTAAAGCGGCCATCCACGACTACGGCTATCAGGTGGTTTGCCTCCGTAACGCCCACGGCGGTTCTGGGGTGGCGGTTGCTGTTAAAAGCTTCCTGTACCTGTTCAACAGGCGCATCGTTTAACACCAGCAGTGGGCCTGATGCAAGCAGCGTTGGCACAGCGGATAGAGAACTCCAGCCTTGCGTGGGTTTCTTTATCACAGCAACAGCTCCGTCTGCACCGATGGCAAAGCCGGCATTTTCACGGTAGGTTGTAAACCCGCTACGGGTGGTATTTATGATGTTGCCGTTCTTTTTAAAGAAAACGGTTGACCCTCCCGCCGACGTGTCGAAAAAGGAGCCGTTGATGGCTGCGGTTGCCCTGGCCCTGGCAGCACCCTC includes:
- a CDS encoding type I restriction endonuclease subunit R, which codes for MSQYLAEEAIEQAAIAWLRELEPYTYQHGSDIKRDLSKAVLEDVFEQFLQRRYPQVPPKVLAELKQEFLYNSGADLHQRNHAFHLKLSKGISKTWKDDTGKQHFGHFYPIAYDAISQNDFQVVNQFTIIGKSKRIPDLIIFVNGLPLVLFEFKNLFNQDATVEAAYNQVQHYTYQIPQLFEYNALTVVSDGQTTLHGMYSSGLEWFAAWKSIDGREVTGNGFALETLIKGLLVPERLLQYVRHYIFHEPDKGQLIKKGAKYHQFFGIQYALQETLKSVKPYGDGRIGVVWHTTRSGKSITMAIYTGILRQLPELKNPTIVVQVDRFDLNRQLFDDFVAAKDLVGDVQIANTTDELRSLLSGDGGGVVFSTVQKFNLKDTATGRELEHPVLSTRDNIIVIADECHRTQYGLVQGFANNLRRALPQASFIGFTGTPVDSKDADTVAVFGDIIHTYDIRQATEDKAVVPIYYEPRLAKLHLGNEQLEEEAEEITGGLEENEKNRILWAAMEDAAGAKERVEAIAKDILQHYTSREKSLSGKAMIVCMSRRNCVKLYDALTALEGCPEVAVIMTTNIAKDPDTWHPHVRGKEQMEAVKARFKDPDDPLKLVIVRDMWLTGFDNPAMHTLYVDKVMSGHNLIQAVNRVATVFRDKPSGLIVDYIGIGDKLRDATKKYTTAGGKGKVTVNIEEAFSLAQEMIQLLREQLPTDFSYSTWPALTSADKIKLVSRATNHIVSDDEECKAFMLNEKKLTSLAPIVKNHHSINDIAIDILFFQHVGAAVRKVKYPATNIKKKEGQIKELIHRSIESDEVIDVFQMAGIERLDISIINDAFLATAKEQKTGNELKLELIRQILNDEIKVRSSKNLVKYRKFKEEVERIISQYHNNFFDNLMALQELINKVAKPIQEEDQRLNQLGITEEEEAFYEILANHPNAIQDYDLIKVLVHKILAEVKKSASQPDWYKKDDTKAQLMLAVKKVLRFKVKAELQEILDEVMEQAEARYKEYDMHVA
- a CDS encoding serine hydrolase is translated as MKKTALLFLLLFTRIPLHAQNDQRLRGLERQISRILEATNTPGCAIAIVEGEKVLYTQGFGYRDYENKVKADANTLFSVGSTTKAFTAALVGQLREKGLLNFEESPSKYVPALKFYNEQLNSGVLIHDLLSMRTGLALHDKAWSGDPVSDRDSLLRRIEYLEPAAPLRTKWNYSNFSYFILGTITEKITGKSWEENVANALFKPLEMHNSTFGVEGLQGKTNVSLGYVSSSNKVEKVAYYDLAAMSPAGGINSNAHDMGNWLLTWLNMGKYKGRQILPEQYVKEAISPQAVMPRGYLPDEEFPGMYSANYGYGWIISDYKGHYRVEHGGSVDGFRTSVTFFPNEKIGIVVLTNQTDYEPALLIRNTLVDKLLEVKKTDWVDLYLKSQEPSQTQTKTLETRTEVKSEATISSQQLKEFVGSYINPGYGKIRIFCEEDSLYTYFRRKKLKVAPASTNQDIFHATTTVHPYRMAMPPLQFKKDKEGRITSLSIQFESELAAIEFIKE
- a CDS encoding GlxA family transcriptional regulator; the protein is MKVIFVVPPQVQLLDITGPAHIFYEAKVLRPEIDLCFASIDDTAEIESAAGLFLSKLTPFKSISLSKEDYIFIPGIDSFLFSDAAFLESSQEFFQWLRVQFAAGANICSVCTGAFLLAEAGLLNNKSCTTHWNYFSRFATKFPEAELKRNRLFVEDSGIFTSAGVSSGIDLSLFILERLYGERFAFELARITVVYLRRGSDDPQLSVFLQYRNHLEDRIYTAQQYIFEHASQKLPVETVAAHVHMSPRNLTRLFKKTTGVTIGAYLNKIRIEKAEHLLSAGHKLDYVAAQCGFSSESQLRKSLQGPRQI
- a CDS encoding SGNH/GDSL hydrolase family protein, with product MKNSLAKWALLPITLLTANFANAQSTHYTPATELTLVGKIEPTQQVYHRVDTVAYPAMPQAVKRLLTNSAGLAIAFKTNSSTVSVKWCTSSSKPLVNMTAIAYEGLDLYIKKNGRWQFAGVGRPNGDCTEYTLVRNMDGSEKECLLYLPLYDEIKSLEIGVEDGATIEALPDPFQRRILLYGSSILQGASASRPGMAYPARLSRETGLNLLNMGLSGSAKMEKAVADMIAAVPVDAFVLDCVPNSSPQEIRERTAYLVNTIREHHPKAPILVIPSTVRENGAFDQEVGQRVQAQNKQIEEEVAKLLRSGVKNLYLLSYDQQLGADHEGTIDGSHPNDLGFDRMLKQLKPQILAILKKHRLLAD